A window from Mycobacterium saskatchewanense encodes these proteins:
- a CDS encoding hydrogen peroxide-inducible genes activator gives MTDKSYQPTIAGLRAFVTVAEKRHFSSAATALGVSQSTLSQALAALETGLGMPLIERSTRRMFLTTEGTELLPRAQAVIEAVDEFTAAATGSADPLRAGIRLGLIPTVAPYVLPTVLAGLTEQFPDLTLRVIEDQTERLLTVLREGSLDAALIALPAEAAGVTAIPIYDEDFVLALPPGHPLSGRRRVPATALADLPLLLLDEGHCLRDQALDVCHKAGVRADLANTRAASLATAVQCVSGGLGVTLIPQTAVPVEAARSRLDLAQFAAPRPGRRIGLVFRASSGRDESYRRLADTIGRLIGSEHQVRLVK, from the coding sequence ATGACCGATAAGAGCTATCAGCCCACAATCGCCGGCCTCCGCGCGTTCGTGACCGTCGCCGAGAAGCGGCATTTCAGCAGTGCCGCAACGGCTCTCGGCGTGAGCCAGTCGACCCTCTCCCAGGCGCTGGCAGCGCTGGAGACGGGCCTCGGCATGCCGCTGATCGAGCGATCCACGCGGCGAATGTTCCTGACCACCGAGGGCACGGAATTGTTGCCGCGCGCCCAGGCCGTCATCGAGGCGGTGGACGAGTTCACCGCGGCGGCCACCGGGTCCGCCGACCCGTTGCGCGCCGGCATCCGGCTGGGGCTCATCCCCACGGTGGCCCCCTACGTGCTGCCGACGGTGCTGGCCGGACTCACCGAACAGTTCCCGGATCTGACCCTGCGGGTGATCGAGGACCAGACCGAGCGGCTGCTGACGGTCCTGCGCGAGGGATCGCTGGACGCCGCCCTGATCGCGCTGCCCGCCGAGGCGGCGGGCGTCACCGCGATCCCGATCTACGACGAAGATTTCGTCCTCGCGCTACCGCCCGGCCACCCGCTGTCGGGCAGGCGCCGGGTGCCGGCGACGGCGCTCGCCGACCTGCCGCTGCTGCTGCTGGACGAGGGCCACTGCCTGCGCGACCAGGCGCTCGACGTGTGCCACAAGGCCGGTGTGCGGGCCGACCTGGCCAACACGCGTGCGGCGTCGCTGGCGACGGCGGTGCAGTGCGTCAGCGGCGGCCTGGGGGTGACGCTGATCCCGCAGACCGCGGTGCCGGTCGAGGCGGCGAGGAGCCGCCTGGACCTCGCGCAGTTCGCCGCACCGCGCCCCGGCCGGCGAATCGGCCTGGTATTTCGCGCGTCCAGCGGCCGCGACGAGTCCTACCGCCGGCTCGCCGACACGATCGGCAGGTTGATCGGCAGCGAACACCAGGTGCGGCTGGTCAAGTAG
- a CDS encoding EthD domain-containing protein yields MEKVIVVLMRPDSDDKWCARQRGPVADALLELGVRGLAVNVRDDAVRHSLMTLTTLDPPVGAVVSLWTQQCYGDQTTAALDLLAGECERLAAYLVTESVPLAAPAVPPGDRTPGLANIALLRRPAALDQATWLTRWQRDHTPVAIETQSTFGYAQNCVVRALTPDAPGIAGIVEELFPAEAITDIKAFFGASDDNELQDRLARMVASTTAFGANENIDTVPTSRYVFKAPFEQ; encoded by the coding sequence ATGGAAAAGGTCATCGTGGTGCTCATGCGGCCCGACTCGGACGACAAGTGGTGCGCCCGCCAGCGCGGGCCGGTCGCCGACGCGCTCCTGGAGCTGGGCGTCCGCGGGCTCGCGGTCAACGTCCGCGACGACGCGGTGCGGCATTCGCTGATGACGCTCACCACGCTCGATCCGCCGGTCGGCGCGGTGGTGAGCCTGTGGACGCAGCAGTGCTACGGCGATCAGACCACGGCGGCGCTCGATCTCCTCGCCGGCGAATGCGAGCGGCTCGCCGCCTACCTGGTGACCGAGTCGGTCCCGCTCGCCGCGCCGGCGGTCCCTCCCGGCGACCGGACGCCCGGGTTGGCCAACATCGCGCTGCTGCGCCGCCCCGCCGCCCTCGACCAGGCGACGTGGCTGACCCGATGGCAGCGCGACCACACCCCGGTGGCCATCGAGACGCAGTCGACGTTCGGCTATGCCCAGAACTGCGTCGTCCGCGCCCTCACCCCGGATGCGCCGGGAATCGCGGGCATCGTCGAGGAGTTGTTCCCGGCGGAGGCGATCACCGACATCAAGGCGTTCTTCGGGGCGTCCGATGACAACGAGCTGCAGGACCGCCTCGCCCGAATGGTCGCCAGCACAACCGCATTCGGTGCCAACGAAAACATCGACACGGTGCCCACCAGTCGCTACGTCTTCAAGGCGCCGTTCGAACAGTAA
- a CDS encoding TIGR03618 family F420-dependent PPOX class oxidoreductase: MTTLGEAVALAAGENGLAVVSTVRADHTVQASLVNVGLLPHPATGQPVLGFTTYGKVKLANLRARPQLAVTFRDGWRWATVEGRAELAGPDDPQPWLAGDDQLRLLLREVFTAAGGSHDDWEEYDRVMARERRAVVLVAPTRVYSNG, translated from the coding sequence ATGACAACACTGGGCGAAGCCGTGGCACTGGCGGCGGGGGAGAACGGCCTGGCGGTGGTCTCGACGGTCCGGGCCGACCACACGGTGCAGGCCTCGCTGGTCAACGTCGGACTGTTGCCGCATCCGGCGACCGGTCAACCGGTGCTGGGCTTCACCACCTACGGCAAGGTCAAGCTGGCGAACCTGCGGGCCCGCCCGCAGCTCGCCGTCACCTTCCGCGACGGGTGGAGGTGGGCCACCGTCGAGGGCCGCGCGGAACTGGCGGGACCCGACGACCCGCAACCCTGGCTGGCCGGCGACGACCAGTTGCGGCTCCTGCTTCGCGAGGTCTTCACCGCCGCGGGCGGAAGCCACGACGACTGGGAAGAATACGACCGCGTCATGGCCCGCGAGCGACGGGCCGTGGTCCTGGTCGCGCCGACCCGCGTCTATAGCAACGGCTGA
- a CDS encoding enoyl-CoA hydratase/isomerase family protein — translation MILHIDDDKRVRTLTLNRPEALNAFNEALYDATAEALLAAADDPQVAVVLLTGAGRGFSAGTDLAEMQARITDPGFTPGKHGFPGLIDALSAFPKPLICAVNGVGVGIGATILGYADLAFMSSTARLKCPFTSLGVAPEAASSYLLPQLVGRQNAAWLLLSSEWIDAQEALRMGLVWRVCEPEELLPEARRHAEILAARPISSLMAVKHTMLEPVRPEIAAASARENAHFAELMGAQANAAALADFNNRS, via the coding sequence GTGATATTGCACATCGACGACGACAAGCGCGTGCGCACGCTCACGCTGAACCGGCCCGAGGCGCTGAATGCATTCAACGAAGCCCTCTACGACGCCACCGCCGAGGCGCTGCTGGCCGCCGCCGACGATCCGCAGGTCGCCGTCGTACTGCTGACCGGCGCCGGCCGCGGCTTTTCCGCCGGCACCGACCTGGCCGAGATGCAGGCGCGCATCACCGACCCGGGCTTCACCCCCGGGAAGCACGGTTTCCCCGGGCTGATCGATGCCCTCAGCGCGTTTCCCAAGCCGCTGATCTGTGCGGTCAACGGCGTCGGCGTGGGGATCGGCGCCACCATCCTCGGCTACGCGGACCTGGCGTTCATGTCCTCGACCGCGCGGCTGAAGTGCCCGTTCACCAGCCTGGGCGTCGCGCCCGAGGCGGCATCGTCATACCTGCTGCCGCAGCTGGTCGGGCGGCAGAACGCCGCCTGGCTGTTGCTGTCGTCGGAGTGGATCGACGCCCAAGAGGCCCTGCGGATGGGGCTGGTGTGGCGGGTCTGCGAACCCGAAGAGTTATTACCCGAGGCTCGGCGGCACGCCGAAATCCTTGCCGCACGGCCTATTTCGAGCCTCATGGCCGTCAAGCACACGATGCTGGAACCTGTTCGCCCCGAGATCGCGGCGGCCAGCGCGCGCGAGAACGCTCACTTCGCCGAGCTGATGGGCGCACAAGCCAACGCCGCCGCCCTGGCGGATTTCAACAACCGGAGCTGA
- a CDS encoding (2Fe-2S)-binding protein, with protein MYVCLCVGATNQTVSDAVAQGASTSKEVAAACGAGADCGRCRRTLRAIIAASCKLEPAS; from the coding sequence ATGTACGTGTGCCTGTGTGTCGGGGCCACCAATCAGACCGTGTCCGACGCCGTGGCGCAGGGTGCGTCCACCTCCAAGGAGGTCGCCGCCGCGTGCGGGGCGGGCGCCGACTGCGGACGTTGTCGACGCACGCTGCGGGCGATCATCGCGGCCTCGTGCAAGCTCGAGCCCGCGTCCTAG
- the bfr gene encoding bacterioferritin — MQGDPDVLRLLNEQLTSELTAINQYFLHSKMQDNWGFTELAKHTREESFDEMRHAEAITDRILLLDGLPNYQRIGSLRVGQTLREQFEADLAIEFDVLNRLKPGIIMCREKQDTTSAILLEKIVADEELHVDYLQTQLELMDKLGEELYSAQCVSRPPS; from the coding sequence ATGCAAGGTGACCCCGACGTTCTGCGCCTGCTCAACGAGCAGCTGACCAGCGAGCTCACCGCCATCAACCAGTACTTCCTGCACTCCAAGATGCAGGACAACTGGGGCTTCACCGAGTTGGCGAAGCACACCCGCGAAGAGTCCTTCGACGAGATGCGGCACGCCGAGGCGATCACCGATCGCATCCTGCTGCTCGACGGCCTGCCGAACTATCAGCGGATCGGCTCGCTGCGCGTCGGGCAGACGCTGCGCGAGCAGTTCGAGGCCGACCTGGCGATCGAGTTCGATGTGTTGAACCGCCTCAAGCCGGGAATCATCATGTGCCGGGAGAAGCAAGACACCACCAGCGCCATCCTGCTCGAGAAGATCGTGGCGGACGAGGAACTGCACGTCGACTACCTGCAGACCCAACTGGAGCTGATGGACAAGCTGGGCGAGGAGCTGTACTCCGCCCAGTGCGTCTCGCGGCCCCCGAGCTGA
- a CDS encoding MDR family MFS transporter — translation MTSPRAAATPATPGPDPVPAPVPGSAEISPQRRNLIFVAIVLGMLLAALDQTIVATALPTIVADLGDAGHQSWVVTSYLLASTIVTALVGKLGDLFGRKRVFQAAVLFFVVGSVLCGLAQSMAMLVGSRALQGIGGGGITVTASALIGEVVPLRQRGRYQGILGAVFGVTTVVGPLLGGYFTDYLTWRWAFWVNVPVSVAVIFVAAAAIPALTASTKPAIDYAGIVLVGLGAAGLTLATSWGGTLYPWGSPTIIGLFVGALAALAAFVAVESRAAAPILPTRLFRSPVFTVCCVLSFVVGFAMLGAMTFLPTYMQYVDGVSATTSGLRTLPMVVGMLITSTGSGTIVGRTGRYKIFPVAGTALMALAFFLMSRMDPSTSALLQSAYLIVLGAGIGLSMQVLVLIVQNTSDFEDLGVATSGVTFFRTIGSSFGAAIFGSLFVNFLNSRIGAALAVSGAPPSAVSSPGALHRQPHNVAAPIVAAYSQSLTEVFLWAAPVALVGFVLALFLREIPLREIRDSAVDLGDGFGMPTTETPDQMLEGAVERMLRGAPGMRLRSIAMRPDCRLDVAGLWGVLRINRYAQMYGAARLTDIADYLRIPFEVLEPVFNRLVTAGYAQGDGDQMWLTPAGHQQVDYVHSLLVAWLVDKLTRSPGFQGRPDSRAVQAALGRVAGRVLAQREWHDEPPTTKIPVGAGR, via the coding sequence ATGACGAGCCCGAGAGCAGCAGCGACGCCCGCTACCCCGGGCCCCGATCCCGTCCCTGCCCCGGTCCCCGGCAGCGCCGAGATCAGCCCGCAGCGGCGCAACCTCATCTTCGTCGCGATCGTGCTGGGCATGCTGCTCGCGGCCCTGGACCAGACGATCGTCGCCACCGCGCTGCCGACCATCGTCGCCGACCTCGGCGACGCCGGCCACCAGTCGTGGGTGGTCACGAGTTACCTGCTGGCCTCCACGATCGTCACCGCCCTGGTCGGCAAGCTCGGCGACCTGTTCGGCCGCAAGCGGGTGTTCCAGGCCGCGGTGCTGTTCTTCGTCGTCGGGTCGGTGTTGTGCGGGCTCGCCCAGTCGATGGCGATGCTGGTGGGGTCGCGGGCGCTGCAGGGGATCGGCGGCGGCGGAATCACCGTGACGGCCAGCGCACTCATCGGCGAGGTGGTGCCGCTGCGGCAGCGCGGCCGCTACCAGGGCATCCTGGGCGCGGTCTTCGGCGTCACCACCGTCGTCGGCCCGCTGCTCGGCGGGTACTTCACCGACTACCTGACGTGGCGGTGGGCGTTCTGGGTCAACGTGCCGGTGTCGGTGGCCGTCATCTTCGTCGCGGCCGCGGCGATTCCGGCGCTCACCGCGTCCACCAAGCCCGCCATCGACTACGCCGGCATCGTCCTCGTCGGCCTCGGAGCGGCCGGCCTGACGCTCGCCACCAGCTGGGGCGGCACCCTTTACCCGTGGGGCTCGCCCACGATCATCGGGTTGTTCGTGGGGGCGCTGGCGGCGCTCGCCGCGTTCGTGGCGGTCGAAAGCCGCGCCGCCGCGCCGATCCTGCCGACGCGGTTGTTCCGCAGCCCCGTCTTCACGGTGTGCTGCGTGCTGTCGTTCGTGGTGGGCTTCGCGATGCTGGGCGCCATGACGTTCCTGCCCACCTATATGCAATATGTGGACGGCGTCTCGGCCACCACCTCGGGCCTGCGCACGCTGCCCATGGTGGTCGGGATGCTGATCACCTCGACGGGCAGCGGCACCATCGTGGGGCGCACCGGCCGCTACAAGATCTTCCCGGTGGCCGGCACCGCGCTGATGGCGCTCGCGTTCTTCCTGATGTCCCGGATGGACCCGTCCACGTCGGCGTTGCTGCAGTCGGCCTACCTGATCGTCCTGGGGGCCGGCATCGGGTTGTCCATGCAGGTGCTGGTCCTCATCGTGCAGAACACCTCCGACTTCGAGGACCTCGGCGTCGCCACCTCGGGCGTGACGTTCTTCCGCACGATCGGCAGTTCGTTCGGCGCCGCCATCTTCGGGTCGCTGTTCGTGAACTTTCTCAACAGCAGGATCGGCGCGGCCCTGGCGGTCAGCGGCGCACCGCCGAGCGCGGTGAGTTCCCCCGGGGCCCTGCACCGCCAGCCCCACAACGTCGCGGCGCCCATCGTGGCGGCCTACAGCCAGTCGCTCACCGAAGTCTTCTTGTGGGCGGCGCCGGTCGCCCTCGTCGGCTTCGTGCTGGCCCTGTTCCTGCGCGAAATTCCCCTGCGCGAGATCCGCGACAGCGCGGTCGATCTCGGCGACGGGTTCGGCATGCCGACCACCGAGACGCCCGACCAGATGCTGGAGGGCGCGGTCGAACGGATGCTGCGCGGGGCCCCGGGCATGCGGCTGCGCAGCATCGCGATGCGGCCGGACTGCCGGCTCGACGTCGCCGGGCTCTGGGGAGTGCTGCGTATCAACCGGTACGCCCAGATGTACGGCGCCGCACGGCTGACCGATATCGCCGATTACCTTCGAATACCGTTCGAGGTGTTGGAGCCGGTCTTCAACCGCCTGGTCACCGCGGGCTACGCGCAGGGCGACGGGGACCAGATGTGGCTGACACCCGCCGGGCATCAGCAGGTCGACTACGTGCACTCGCTTCTGGTGGCCTGGCTGGTCGACAAGCTGACCCGGTCGCCGGGCTTCCAGGGCCGCCCGGACAGCCGCGCGGTCCAGGCTGCGCTCGGCCGGGTGGCGGGACGCGTTCTGGCGCAACGCGAATGGCACGACGAGCCGCCCACCACCAAGATCCCGGTGGGCGCAGGCCGGTAG
- a CDS encoding carboxymuconolactone decarboxylase family protein: MSRIGTFADDDIYSWATKSPDLGGAIANFSQAVYTKNRLPLRTREIARAVIAHDNECTVCLNTRDADGPAAGVDEDLYEHALEWRTWPGYSEQERLAAEFAHRFGTEHTKLRDDEDFWSRCSEHFSEELLADLAMSCALWVGMGRMLRTLDIGQACKLTLPSRA, encoded by the coding sequence ATGAGCCGAATCGGAACATTCGCCGACGACGACATCTACAGCTGGGCCACCAAATCGCCCGACCTCGGCGGCGCGATCGCCAACTTCAGCCAGGCGGTCTACACCAAGAACCGGCTGCCCCTGCGCACCCGCGAAATCGCCCGGGCCGTGATCGCCCACGACAACGAATGCACCGTGTGCCTGAACACCCGCGACGCCGACGGCCCCGCCGCGGGCGTGGACGAGGATCTTTACGAGCACGCACTGGAGTGGCGCACCTGGCCCGGGTACAGCGAGCAGGAGCGCCTGGCCGCCGAGTTCGCCCACCGCTTCGGCACCGAACACACCAAGCTGCGCGATGACGAGGACTTCTGGAGCCGGTGCAGCGAACACTTCTCCGAAGAACTGCTCGCCGACCTCGCGATGTCCTGTGCCCTGTGGGTCGGGATGGGCCGGATGCTGCGGACGCTCGACATCGGCCAGGCCTGCAAGCTGACGCTGCCCAGCCGCGCCTAG
- a CDS encoding TIGR03854 family LLM class F420-dependent oxidoreductase translates to MKIRFGVGLGANTAPNELAGIVDHLESSGVDSLWFSELVYSPAVDPVVGMAYTLARTTRLKAGTSVAILPGRHPVLVAKQLASLAAVAPRRVLPVFGLHSAIPAEREVFVVPEGERAAVFDESLRVLRAALTDAPASYAGRYFTVTGAAVAPRPDPPLDIWLGGSAPAAFRRIGALADGWLGSFLTPAEARAGREAIERAATDAGRRIEPDHFGISLAVADGELSPELVAVARRRRPDVDPGELVAPDWDRLHRQLDAYIDAGLTKFVIRPAGSTPVGDFIERFATELIGRQN, encoded by the coding sequence ATGAAGATTCGCTTCGGCGTCGGGCTCGGCGCTAACACTGCTCCCAACGAGCTCGCCGGCATTGTCGACCATCTGGAGAGCAGCGGAGTGGACTCGCTGTGGTTCTCCGAGTTGGTCTACTCCCCGGCCGTGGATCCGGTGGTGGGCATGGCCTACACGCTGGCCCGGACCACCCGGCTGAAGGCGGGCACCTCGGTCGCCATCCTCCCGGGGCGCCACCCGGTGCTGGTCGCCAAGCAGCTGGCGTCGCTGGCGGCCGTCGCGCCCAGGCGCGTGCTCCCCGTGTTCGGCCTGCACTCGGCGATACCGGCCGAGCGGGAGGTGTTCGTGGTTCCTGAGGGTGAACGCGCGGCCGTGTTCGACGAGTCGCTGCGGGTGCTGCGCGCGGCGCTGACCGACGCGCCGGCATCGTATGCCGGGCGCTATTTCACCGTGACCGGAGCCGCGGTCGCCCCGCGGCCGGACCCGCCGCTGGACATCTGGCTGGGCGGCTCCGCACCCGCGGCGTTTCGGCGCATCGGCGCGCTCGCCGACGGCTGGCTGGGCAGCTTCCTCACCCCGGCCGAGGCCAGGGCGGGGCGCGAGGCGATCGAACGGGCCGCCACCGACGCCGGCCGGCGGATCGAGCCGGACCACTTCGGTATCTCGCTCGCCGTCGCCGACGGCGAGCTGTCCCCGGAATTGGTCGCGGTGGCCCGGCGGCGCCGTCCGGACGTCGATCCGGGCGAGCTGGTGGCCCCCGACTGGGATCGGCTGCACCGGCAGCTCGACGCCTACATCGACGCGGGACTGACGAAATTCGTCATCCGGCCGGCGGGGAGCACGCCCGTGGGCGACTTCATCGAAAGGTTCGCCACCGAATTGATCGGCCGCCAGAACTGA
- a CDS encoding type I glutamate--ammonia ligase, translated as MTTTPLAAAAIAQLEAEGVDTVIGTVVNPAGLTLAKTVPIRRTNAFADPGLGASPSWHAFAIDQSGIAFTDTVGVIGDQRLRLDLSALRIVGDGLAWAPAAFFEQDGTPVAACARGTLSRIQDALLEAGIEAAIGHEIEFLLVAPDGARLPSTLWAQYGLAGVLEREEFVRDVTRSATTAGISIEQFHPEYGANQFEISLAPQPPQAAADQLVLMRLIIGRVARRHGLRISLSPTPFAGSVGSGAHQHFSLTRVEGEPGGPLFTDGTAADGMSPAGESAVAGVLRGLPQAQAVLCGSVVSGLRMRPGNWSGAYACWGTENREAAVRFIRGGPANPRGGNVEVKVVDPSANPYLATAAILGLALDGITRRATLPPETTVDPALLSDAERDRAGITLLPAAQADAIAALDGSELLRGILGDPAVDMVVAVRRLEQERYGDLDPEPLADKFRMAWSV; from the coding sequence GTGACGACCACACCGCTGGCCGCCGCGGCGATCGCCCAGCTGGAGGCCGAGGGCGTCGACACGGTCATCGGCACCGTCGTCAACCCCGCCGGGCTCACCCTGGCCAAGACGGTGCCGATCCGGCGGACCAACGCGTTCGCGGACCCCGGCCTCGGCGCCAGCCCCTCGTGGCACGCCTTCGCCATCGACCAGAGCGGCATCGCCTTCACCGACACCGTCGGGGTGATCGGCGACCAGCGCCTGCGGCTCGACCTGTCCGCGCTGCGCATCGTCGGCGACGGGCTGGCCTGGGCGCCCGCCGCGTTCTTCGAGCAGGACGGCACCCCCGTCGCGGCGTGCGCGCGCGGGACCCTGAGCCGCATCCAGGACGCGCTCCTGGAAGCCGGCATCGAGGCGGCCATCGGCCACGAGATCGAGTTCCTCCTGGTGGCTCCCGACGGCGCCCGCCTGCCATCGACCCTGTGGGCGCAGTACGGCCTCGCCGGGGTGCTCGAACGCGAGGAGTTCGTCCGCGACGTCACCCGGTCGGCGACGACGGCCGGCATCTCGATCGAGCAGTTCCACCCCGAGTACGGCGCCAACCAGTTCGAGATCTCCCTGGCGCCGCAACCCCCGCAGGCCGCCGCCGACCAGCTGGTGCTGATGCGGCTCATCATCGGCCGGGTCGCCCGCCGCCACGGGCTGCGCATCAGCCTTTCCCCGACGCCCTTCGCCGGCAGCGTGGGATCGGGGGCCCACCAACACTTTTCGCTCACACGGGTCGAAGGAGAGCCGGGGGGTCCGCTGTTCACCGACGGCACCGCCGCCGACGGCATGAGCCCTGCGGGAGAGAGCGCGGTGGCGGGTGTCCTTCGCGGCCTGCCGCAGGCCCAGGCCGTCCTGTGCGGGTCGGTCGTGTCCGGTCTGCGGATGCGGCCGGGCAACTGGTCCGGGGCCTACGCCTGCTGGGGCACCGAAAACCGCGAGGCGGCCGTGCGGTTCATCAGGGGCGGGCCCGCCAACCCGCGCGGCGGCAACGTCGAGGTCAAGGTCGTCGATCCATCGGCCAACCCGTACCTGGCGACCGCGGCGATCCTCGGGCTCGCGCTCGACGGGATCACGCGCCGGGCGACGTTGCCGCCGGAAACCACCGTCGATCCGGCACTGCTGTCCGACGCCGAGCGGGATCGCGCCGGCATCACGCTGCTCCCGGCGGCGCAGGCCGACGCCATCGCGGCGCTCGACGGCTCGGAGCTGCTGCGCGGCATCCTGGGCGACCCCGCGGTCGACATGGTGGTCGCGGTTCGGCGCCTGGAACAGGAGCGCTACGGCGACCTCGACCCGGAGCCGCTGGCGGACAAGTTCCGGATGGCCTGGAGCGTGTGA
- a CDS encoding amidohydrolase family protein — MTDLARHVDGVALIDQHVHGCWVEAGDRRRFENALNEANTEPLTGSGFDSQLGFAVRAHCGPVLGLPKHVDLEAYWERRSQFDERELARLFLPGAGVSDWLVDTGTPGVADVADVAALSGGRAHEIVRLEQVAEEAARAPGDYAAAFGEILHRRAASAAGTKSILAYRGGFEGDLSEPSPREVAEAARRWRDCGGVRLEDRVLLRFGLHQALGLGKPLQFHVGFGDRDCDLLKANPLLLLDFVRQSAGTPIVLLHCYPYEREAGYLAQAFNNVYVDGGLSVNHLGARAPAFLARLLEMAPFGKVLYSSDGFGPAELHFLGAALWRKGIRHAVGEFVASGDWSEGDAMRVVDLIARGNAARLYQV, encoded by the coding sequence GTGACCGACCTGGCGCGGCACGTCGACGGCGTGGCCCTGATCGACCAGCACGTCCACGGGTGCTGGGTGGAAGCGGGGGATCGGCGGCGGTTCGAGAACGCGCTGAACGAGGCGAACACCGAGCCGCTGACGGGCTCGGGCTTCGACTCCCAGCTCGGGTTCGCCGTCCGCGCCCACTGCGGCCCGGTGCTCGGACTGCCGAAACACGTTGATCTCGAAGCGTATTGGGAGCGCCGCAGCCAGTTCGACGAGCGGGAGTTGGCCCGCCTGTTCCTGCCGGGCGCCGGAGTGAGCGACTGGCTGGTGGACACCGGCACCCCCGGCGTGGCCGACGTGGCCGACGTGGCGGCGCTGTCGGGCGGCCGCGCGCACGAGATCGTGCGTCTGGAACAGGTGGCCGAAGAGGCCGCGCGGGCACCGGGCGACTACGCGGCGGCGTTCGGGGAGATCCTGCACCGGCGCGCTGCCTCCGCGGCAGGCACCAAGTCGATCCTGGCCTACCGGGGCGGGTTCGAGGGTGACCTGAGCGAGCCGTCGCCACGGGAGGTCGCCGAGGCCGCCCGCCGGTGGCGCGACTGCGGCGGTGTCCGCCTCGAGGATCGGGTGTTGCTGCGCTTCGGCCTGCACCAGGCGCTGGGGCTGGGCAAGCCCCTGCAGTTCCACGTCGGGTTCGGCGACCGGGACTGCGACCTGCTGAAGGCGAATCCGTTGTTGCTGCTCGACTTCGTGCGCCAGTCCGCCGGCACGCCGATCGTGCTGCTGCACTGCTATCCCTACGAGCGGGAGGCCGGTTACCTGGCGCAGGCGTTCAACAACGTCTACGTCGACGGCGGGTTGAGCGTGAACCATCTCGGGGCGCGCGCGCCCGCCTTCCTCGCCCGTCTGCTGGAGATGGCGCCCTTCGGCAAGGTCCTGTACTCGTCGGACGGCTTCGGCCCGGCCGAGTTACACTTCCTGGGAGCGGCGCTGTGGCGCAAGGGGATTCGCCACGCCGTCGGCGAATTCGTCGCCAGCGGGGACTGGAGCGAGGGCGACGCCATGCGGGTCGTCGACCTGATCGCCCGCGGCAACGCGGCGCGCCTCTACCAGGTTTGA
- a CDS encoding lysophospholipid acyltransferase family protein, which yields MATMADVLDWARKQVVSRVPKADLDQRDPDYIRDQLPGTWLLASFYFRADVRHLDRIPAEGPVLLVGNHSGGNVPPDTFVFTLAFCSYFGVERPFYQLAHNLVVSAPPLGWLRKFGTVAANPENARLALDSGAALLVYPGGDYEVFRPSWERHKVDFGGRMGYVRLAREAGVPIVPVASVGGQESALFLNRGQWLAKLLMADKLLRLKSIPISLALPWGLNISDLAGHIPLPTKIVIEVQEPIEVGGSELEDQAVHDKVMASLQGGVDRLAAERRFPVIG from the coding sequence ATGGCGACCATGGCGGACGTCCTGGACTGGGCTCGCAAGCAGGTCGTGTCGCGGGTCCCGAAAGCCGATCTCGATCAGCGCGACCCCGATTACATCCGCGACCAGCTGCCCGGAACGTGGCTGTTGGCGTCGTTCTACTTCCGCGCCGACGTGCGGCACCTGGACCGGATTCCCGCCGAGGGGCCGGTCTTGCTGGTCGGCAATCACAGCGGCGGCAACGTCCCGCCCGACACGTTCGTCTTCACGCTGGCGTTCTGTTCGTACTTCGGCGTCGAGCGGCCGTTCTATCAGCTGGCCCACAACCTCGTCGTCTCGGCACCGCCGCTGGGCTGGCTGCGCAAGTTCGGCACCGTCGCCGCCAACCCCGAGAACGCCCGGCTGGCCCTGGACTCCGGGGCGGCGCTGCTGGTCTACCCCGGCGGGGACTACGAGGTCTTCCGGCCGTCCTGGGAACGCCACAAGGTCGACTTCGGCGGTCGCATGGGCTACGTGCGGCTGGCCCGCGAGGCGGGCGTGCCGATCGTTCCCGTCGCCAGCGTCGGCGGGCAGGAGAGCGCGCTGTTCCTCAACCGCGGGCAATGGCTGGCCAAGCTGTTGATGGCCGACAAACTGTTGCGGCTCAAGAGCATTCCGATCTCACTGGCGCTGCCGTGGGGCTTGAACATCAGCGACCTGGCGGGCCACATCCCGCTGCCGACCAAGATCGTCATCGAGGTCCAGGAGCCGATCGAGGTCGGTGGCTCGGAGTTGGAGGATCAGGCGGTGCACGACAAGGTGATGGCCAGCCTCCAGGGCGGCGTCGACCGCCTGGCCGCCGAACGCCGATTCCCGGTGATCGGCTGA